Proteins from a genomic interval of Polaribacter sp. Q13:
- a CDS encoding lysoplasmalogenase, whose product MKNHNKTLSASAFFLIVVVLHLSGLLFNDTLAFITKPFIAISLVMVYLTSVNKANYWYVAALFFSLWGDLFLLLKAEFFMFGLVAFLMAHILYIKIAAGYVKKINFIKIITASIPFIIVFGAVVFLISEHLGAMLFPVIVYGIVICSFGTLTLLNYLQEKSTENLWFFLGAVFFILSDSLLAINKFYEAREVYGISIMITYIVAQYLICKTMIGKSNSVLNS is encoded by the coding sequence ATGAAAAATCATAACAAAACACTTTCGGCATCAGCATTTTTTTTAATAGTTGTTGTATTGCATCTTTCGGGACTTTTATTTAATGATACTTTAGCTTTTATTACAAAACCTTTTATTGCCATTTCTTTAGTTATGGTGTATTTGACTTCTGTAAATAAAGCAAATTATTGGTATGTTGCTGCGCTGTTTTTTTCTCTTTGGGGAGATTTATTTTTGCTATTAAAAGCAGAATTTTTCATGTTCGGGTTGGTTGCTTTTTTAATGGCACATATTTTATATATTAAAATAGCGGCAGGTTATGTGAAAAAAATAAATTTCATTAAAATAATAACAGCTTCCATTCCGTTTATAATTGTTTTTGGTGCTGTCGTATTTTTGATAAGTGAACATTTAGGAGCAATGTTATTCCCTGTTATTGTTTACGGAATTGTTATTTGTTCTTTTGGTACACTTACATTATTGAATTATCTTCAAGAAAAAAGTACAGAAAATTTATGGTTCTTTTTAGGAGCTGTATTTTTTATATTGTCGGATAGTTTGTTAGCAATTAATAAGTTTTACGAGGCAAGAGAAGTGTATGGAATTAGTATCATGATTACCTATATTGTGGCGCAATATTTAATTTGTAAAACAATGATAGGTAAAAGTAATAGCGTGTTAAATAGTTAA
- a CDS encoding esterase-like activity of phytase family protein, translating to MKNLVLIVFVCSLLQSCTSEKKIKLNFLDEFVLADSIPFQNSIIGGLSGVDNANGAYYFVVDDARNPRFVKGEINIKNNKIESVDFKNIVLLNDTTTSYYKENALDLESIFVDAETEEVYFVGEGNINKGKSPTVFKTAMNGMFLGDFVLPKSFKDTKIIKHNAAFEGSSKSIDGKGFWVAMEGPLNTDGEDPTFTKASSPVRITYFDKTTKKATKQFAYQLEHITKPAKGDINLNGLTSILEYKENHFFIIERTYQSGYGSYGNIVRIFDAVINKETTNVLNIDSLKNSAFIPLKKRLLLNFEDVKNHLTDGIIDNIEGITFGPELANGNQSLLLVTDDNFQVYGKQLNQFILLEITHQ from the coding sequence ATGAAAAACCTTGTTTTAATAGTTTTTGTATGTAGTCTTTTGCAATCTTGTACAAGTGAGAAAAAGATAAAACTAAATTTTTTAGATGAGTTTGTTTTGGCAGATTCAATTCCGTTTCAAAATTCAATTATTGGCGGTTTGTCTGGTGTAGATAATGCAAACGGAGCCTATTATTTTGTGGTTGATGATGCTAGGAATCCTCGTTTTGTAAAAGGTGAAATTAATATCAAAAATAACAAAATAGAGTCTGTAGATTTTAAAAATATCGTTTTACTAAACGATACTACAACATCTTATTATAAAGAAAATGCTTTAGATTTAGAATCAATTTTTGTAGATGCAGAAACCGAAGAAGTTTATTTTGTTGGTGAAGGGAATATTAATAAAGGTAAAAGCCCTACCGTTTTTAAAACAGCTATGAATGGTATGTTTTTAGGCGATTTTGTACTTCCTAAAAGTTTTAAGGACACTAAAATAATTAAACACAATGCTGCGTTCGAAGGATCTTCTAAAAGTATTGACGGAAAAGGGTTTTGGGTAGCAATGGAAGGACCATTAAATACAGATGGAGAAGATCCTACTTTTACAAAAGCATCATCGCCAGTAAGAATTACATATTTTGATAAAACAACAAAAAAAGCAACAAAACAGTTTGCGTATCAATTAGAACATATTACCAAACCAGCAAAAGGCGATATCAATTTAAACGGACTTACTTCTATTTTAGAATACAAAGAAAATCACTTTTTTATTATTGAAAGAACCTATCAAAGTGGTTACGGTTCTTATGGGAATATTGTAAGAATATTTGATGCTGTCATTAATAAAGAAACAACGAATGTTTTAAATATAGATTCATTGAAAAACTCAGCATTTATTCCGCTTAAAAAACGCTTATTATTAAATTTTGAAGATGTTAAAAATCATTTAACAGACGGAATAATAGATAACATAGAAGGTATTACCTTTGGACCAGAATTAGCCAATGGAAATCAATCTTTACTTTTAGTTACTGATGATAATTTTCAGGTGTATGGAAAACAATTAAATCAATTTATTTTATTAGAAATTACGCATCAATAA
- the dapA gene encoding 4-hydroxy-tetrahydrodipicolinate synthase: MQKFIGTGVALITPFKEDLSVDFDALVKLVNFNIENGTDYLVINGTTAESATITKEEKQEIINIIIKTNNKRVPLVLGVGGNNTTLVIEELQTRDFTGLDGILSVAPYYSKPTQEGFYQHFKAIAQATDLPIILYNVPGRTAKNMEPATTIRLANEFDNIVAIKEAGNNQQQYYTLLKDKPANFLIISGDDDMALGVALAGGSGVISVIGQAFPKQFSTMINHGLQGNNKDGYAIHYKMMDVIDYIFEENNPAGIKTVLQELGICKNEVRLPLVKASAELQSKIANFVANFK; the protein is encoded by the coding sequence ATGCAAAAATTTATTGGAACTGGAGTTGCGTTGATAACACCTTTTAAAGAAGATTTAAGTGTAGATTTTGATGCACTTGTAAAATTGGTGAATTTTAACATCGAAAACGGAACAGATTATTTAGTTATCAATGGTACTACAGCAGAAAGTGCAACTATTACCAAAGAAGAAAAACAAGAGATTATCAATATTATTATTAAAACAAATAATAAACGGGTGCCTTTAGTTTTAGGGGTTGGTGGTAATAATACAACTTTAGTTATAGAAGAGTTACAAACAAGAGATTTTACGGGCTTAGACGGTATTCTTTCTGTAGCTCCTTATTATAGTAAGCCAACACAAGAAGGTTTTTATCAGCATTTTAAAGCCATAGCACAAGCTACAGATTTACCAATAATTTTATACAATGTTCCTGGTAGAACTGCAAAAAACATGGAGCCTGCAACCACAATACGTTTGGCAAATGAATTTGATAATATCGTAGCTATTAAAGAAGCCGGTAATAATCAACAACAGTATTATACATTATTAAAAGACAAACCAGCAAATTTTTTAATTATTTCTGGTGATGATGATATGGCTTTAGGAGTTGCCTTAGCGGGTGGTTCTGGAGTTATTTCTGTTATCGGTCAAGCTTTTCCAAAACAATTTTCTACCATGATAAACCATGGTTTACAAGGAAATAATAAAGACGGTTATGCAATTCATTATAAAATGATGGATGTGATAGATTATATTTTTGAAGAAAATAATCCGGCCGGAATAAAAACTGTTTTACAAGAATTAGGAATTTGTAAAAATGAAGTTCGATTGCCTTTAGTAAAAGCAAGTGCAGAACTTCAATCTAAAATTGCTAATTTTGTAGCGAACTTTAAATAG
- a CDS encoding ferritin, which yields MLSPIIEKALNQQIRIEAQSSQIYLAMASWAEVLGFEGVAQFMYAHSDEERMHMLKLVKFVNERGGHAKVSALDAPPVEFGEFKEMFQELFNHEVYVSDCINDLVDICLQEKDYATHNFLQWYVSEQIEEEALARNILDKIKLIGDDKGGFYLFDNDIKQLITAAVPPQQ from the coding sequence ATGTTATCACCAATTATAGAAAAAGCATTAAACCAACAAATAAGAATAGAAGCCCAGTCTTCTCAAATATATTTAGCAATGGCTTCTTGGGCAGAAGTTTTAGGTTTTGAAGGTGTTGCACAGTTTATGTATGCACATTCAGACGAAGAAAGAATGCACATGTTAAAGTTGGTAAAATTTGTAAATGAACGTGGTGGACATGCAAAAGTATCGGCTTTAGATGCGCCTCCGGTAGAATTTGGTGAATTTAAAGAAATGTTTCAAGAATTATTTAATCATGAAGTATATGTATCTGATTGTATTAATGATTTAGTAGATATTTGCTTACAAGAAAAAGATTATGCTACTCATAATTTCTTACAATGGTATGTTTCTGAACAAATAGAAGAAGAAGCATTGGCAAGAAACATCTTAGATAAGATAAAGTTAATTGGAGATGATAAAGGTGGTTTTTATCTGTTTGATAATGATATTAAACAATTAATTACTGCAGCTGTTCCTCCTCAACAATAA
- a CDS encoding outer membrane protein assembly factor BamD has product MQKIKNLAYLLLFSLVLISCGEYQKVLNKGTTEEQYKMAVKLYESNKYSKALRLFEKITPTYRGKPQMERIQFMVAQSNFNEKNYSISGYYFDRFAKNYPKSSKREEAAYLSAYSYKLASPKFSLDPTDTNKALDAFQSFINTYPDSDKIDQANEQYKELRYKLQKKYFEIAKTYYRTAEYDLRNYKAAIQAFDNLLADYLGSEFKEEALYYRLKAAHDFVLKSYDRRKSERIKDAIEAYDKLKRNYPESQYMEDANKMLATLNKEQIRIDNLIAKQVEATAKTKVKKSKKK; this is encoded by the coding sequence ATGCAAAAAATTAAAAATTTAGCGTATTTATTGTTGTTCTCACTTGTATTGATTTCTTGTGGTGAATATCAAAAAGTATTAAACAAAGGTACTACAGAAGAGCAGTATAAAATGGCTGTAAAATTGTACGAAAGTAATAAATATAGTAAAGCTTTACGTTTGTTTGAGAAAATTACACCAACATATAGAGGGAAGCCACAAATGGAGCGTATTCAATTTATGGTAGCTCAATCTAATTTTAATGAGAAAAACTATAGTATTTCTGGTTATTATTTTGATCGTTTTGCAAAAAATTATCCGAAAAGTTCAAAGAGAGAAGAAGCAGCTTATTTATCTGCTTATAGTTATAAATTGGCTTCTCCTAAATTTAGTTTAGACCCAACGGATACAAATAAGGCATTAGATGCTTTTCAAAGTTTTATAAATACGTACCCAGATTCTGATAAAATTGATCAAGCAAATGAACAATATAAAGAATTAAGGTATAAGCTTCAGAAAAAATATTTTGAAATTGCTAAAACGTATTATAGAACTGCAGAGTACGATTTAAGAAATTATAAAGCTGCAATACAGGCTTTTGATAATTTATTGGCAGACTATTTAGGGTCTGAGTTTAAAGAAGAGGCATTGTATTACCGATTAAAAGCTGCCCATGATTTTGTTTTAAAAAGTTATGACAGAAGAAAATCGGAACGTATAAAAGATGCAATTGAAGCATACGATAAGTTAAAAAGAAATTACCCAGAATCTCAATATATGGAGGATGCAAACAAAATGTTAGCAACTTTAAATAAAGAGCAAATAAGAATTGATAACTTAATAGCAAAACAAGTTGAAGCTACTGCTAAAACTAAAGTTAAAAAATCAAAAAAGAAATAA
- a CDS encoding DNA-directed RNA polymerase subunit omega, whose amino-acid sequence MDYKDTKAPLSTITYNKNEVEAATGNIYEAISIIAKRANQINGDLKKELVDKLEEFATYNDSLEEVFENKEQIEVSKFYERLPKPTAMAMEEWLNGKVYFRTPEAE is encoded by the coding sequence ATGGATTATAAAGACACAAAGGCACCTTTAAGTACTATTACTTATAATAAGAATGAAGTAGAAGCTGCTACAGGAAATATTTATGAAGCTATTTCTATTATTGCTAAAAGAGCAAACCAAATCAACGGAGATTTAAAGAAAGAATTGGTTGATAAGTTAGAAGAGTTTGCAACTTATAATGATAGTTTAGAGGAAGTTTTCGAAAATAAAGAACAAATAGAAGTTTCTAAGTTTTACGAAAGATTACCAAAGCCAACAGCTATGGCTATGGAAGAATGGCTAAATGGTAAAGTATATTTTAGAACTCCAGAAGCAGAATAA
- the coaBC gene encoding bifunctional phosphopantothenoylcysteine decarboxylase/phosphopantothenate--cysteine ligase CoaBC: MSVLSGKKILLGITAGIAAYKTASLVRLFIKLGAEVKVIMTPASKDFITPLTLSTLSKNPVHSTFYNKEDEENEMWNSHVDLGLWADYMVVAPATANTMSKMANGTCDNLLLAVYLSAKCPIYFAPAMDLDMYIHASTKETLQKLQNFGNTIIPATSGELASGLVGEGRMAEPEDIVSFIESDILSKLPLKGKKVLLTAGPTYEAIDPVRFIGNHSSGKMGFAIAKAAANLGAEVYLISGPSHQKIQHSLVHRIDVVSADEMYKAAHKYFKEVDVAILSAAVADYRPKNVATQKIKKTASTLEIELESTKDILASLGEIKENQFLVGFALETNNELENAKGKLKRKNLDAIVLNSLQDKGAGFATDTNKITIIDKDLNEKSFELKSKEEVAKDILDEIVKNIS; this comes from the coding sequence ATGTCTGTTTTAAGTGGTAAAAAAATTCTGTTAGGAATTACTGCTGGAATTGCTGCATACAAAACGGCTAGTTTAGTTCGTTTATTTATAAAATTAGGCGCAGAAGTCAAAGTTATTATGACTCCTGCGTCTAAAGATTTTATAACACCTCTTACACTTTCCACACTTTCTAAGAACCCTGTGCATTCTACTTTTTACAATAAAGAAGATGAGGAGAATGAAATGTGGAATAGTCATGTAGATTTAGGTCTTTGGGCAGATTATATGGTAGTTGCACCTGCAACAGCCAATACCATGTCTAAAATGGCAAATGGAACCTGCGATAATTTATTATTAGCAGTCTATTTGTCTGCAAAATGTCCTATATATTTTGCACCTGCAATGGATTTAGATATGTACATTCATGCATCTACAAAAGAAACGTTACAAAAATTACAAAATTTTGGTAATACCATTATCCCTGCTACTTCTGGTGAGTTGGCAAGCGGTTTGGTTGGTGAAGGAAGAATGGCAGAGCCGGAAGATATTGTGTCATTTATAGAAAGTGATATTCTATCAAAATTACCTTTAAAAGGAAAAAAGGTCTTATTAACTGCAGGTCCAACATACGAGGCTATAGATCCTGTACGTTTTATAGGAAATCATTCTTCTGGTAAAATGGGATTTGCAATTGCTAAAGCAGCGGCTAATTTAGGTGCTGAGGTTTATTTAATTTCTGGCCCAAGTCATCAAAAAATACAACATTCTTTAGTTCATAGAATAGATGTGGTTTCTGCAGATGAAATGTACAAAGCAGCTCATAAATACTTTAAAGAAGTAGATGTTGCTATACTTTCTGCTGCGGTTGCAGATTATAGACCGAAAAATGTAGCTACTCAGAAAATAAAAAAGACGGCTTCTACGTTAGAGATTGAGTTAGAATCAACAAAAGATATTTTAGCTTCTTTAGGTGAAATTAAGGAAAATCAATTTTTAGTTGGTTTTGCTTTAGAAACTAATAACGAGCTAGAAAATGCAAAAGGAAAACTAAAACGTAAGAATTTAGATGCTATTGTTTTAAATTCTTTACAAGATAAAGGAGCTGGTTTTGCTACAGACACAAATAAAATTACTATTATTGATAAAGATTTGAATGAGAAATCATTTGAATTAAAATCGAAAGAAGAAGTGGCTAAAGATATTTTGGATGAAATTGTAAAGAATATTTCTTAA
- a CDS encoding DUF4835 family protein — MRKVIFIFLLLFSVSVLKAQELNCLVTINYKQVDGSNTQVFKTLEKSLSEFVNQTKWTNNNVKPEERIDCAFTIIITSRDANNFKGTIQVQSTRPVFGSSYASPVLNLKDNDFNFKYNEFDPLIYNKNSYDSNLISTIVFYTNIIIGADADTFKKNGGEASFKVAENVMLQAQQSGIASWQNVVGKQTRFLLIDSFLSPKLSAYRTATYNYHRRGLDEFSINNGIAKQNMEEAVISLESIYNKTVGNYLIRVFFDAKADEIVNMYTDDATSRNQNRLKEVVKKISPNNNSKWKNIK, encoded by the coding sequence ATGCGTAAAGTTATATTCATTTTTCTGTTATTATTTTCTGTTTCAGTGCTAAAAGCGCAAGAATTGAATTGCTTGGTTACCATAAATTACAAACAAGTTGATGGTTCAAATACGCAGGTTTTTAAAACACTAGAAAAATCTTTATCCGAGTTTGTAAATCAAACAAAATGGACTAATAACAACGTTAAGCCAGAAGAAAGAATAGATTGTGCTTTTACTATTATAATAACTTCTAGAGATGCAAATAATTTTAAAGGAACGATACAAGTTCAATCTACAAGACCCGTTTTTGGTTCTAGCTATGCATCACCTGTTTTAAATTTAAAAGACAACGATTTCAATTTTAAATACAATGAATTCGATCCATTAATTTATAATAAGAATTCTTACGATAGTAATTTAATTTCTACCATTGTTTTTTATACAAATATAATTATAGGTGCAGATGCAGATACTTTTAAAAAGAATGGAGGAGAAGCATCTTTTAAAGTAGCAGAGAATGTAATGTTACAAGCACAGCAAAGTGGCATCGCTTCTTGGCAAAATGTGGTAGGTAAACAAACTCGTTTTTTATTAATAGATAGTTTTTTATCACCAAAACTATCGGCTTATAGAACGGCTACTTATAATTATCATAGAAGAGGTTTAGACGAGTTTTCTATAAATAATGGTATTGCGAAACAAAATATGGAAGAGGCTGTAATCTCTTTAGAAAGTATTTATAATAAAACGGTGGGTAATTACTTGATCCGTGTGTTTTTTGATGCAAAAGCGGATGAAATTGTAAATATGTATACGGATGATGCTACTTCTAGAAATCAAAATAGATTAAAAGAGGTTGTTAAAAAAATATCTCCGAATAACAACTCTAAGTGGAAAAATATTAAGTAA
- the recN gene encoding DNA repair protein RecN, translated as MLTQLSINNYALINQLSIDFSSGLSIITGETGAGKSILLGALGLVLGNRADLSSLKDTSNKCVVEAKVAIANYNLEDFFNEVDLDYEAETIIRREILPSGKSRAFVNDTPVTLSVLNKLRSKLIDVHSQHQTIELSDNLFQFSILDALAKNTAKIASYKRGFSQLSKLNRELSKLKDQQKEANKQYEYNLHLFKELEEAKIKTEEQDDLEERLEKLNNIEDIKANLSEALEITVNEEIGIQNLLNTLENRLTKIATFSKEYQDLSERVTSVKIEIDDIVSELEDANENVDFNPNEAEEINDRLQLLYNLQKKHTVSNNKELIAVFEELSEKVAQVESADEVINEKQKEIDDVSVKLDKVADLISSARTKSIPKLNKELQVLLSDLGMENARFSIKIKPTKNYFINGKDELEFLFSANKGGSFGELKKVASGGELSRIMLSVKTILSENTQLPTIIFDEIDTGVSGEVSNKIAAIMQKMSTNMQVIAITHLPQIAAKGSNHYKVYKQEVKGVTTTNLKLLSTDERIKEIAEMLSGKDITDSALTHAKELLN; from the coding sequence TTGTTAACACAACTTTCCATTAATAACTACGCATTAATCAATCAGTTATCTATTGATTTTTCTTCTGGTTTATCTATAATTACGGGTGAAACAGGAGCAGGTAAATCCATACTTTTAGGTGCATTAGGATTGGTTTTAGGTAACCGCGCAGATTTATCTTCCTTAAAAGACACCAGCAATAAATGTGTGGTAGAAGCTAAAGTGGCTATTGCGAATTACAATTTAGAAGATTTTTTTAACGAAGTAGATTTAGATTACGAAGCCGAAACCATTATTAGAAGAGAGATTTTGCCATCTGGTAAATCGAGAGCTTTTGTAAATGATACGCCCGTAACGTTGTCTGTTTTAAATAAATTAAGATCCAAATTAATTGATGTGCATTCGCAACATCAAACCATAGAACTGTCAGACAATCTTTTTCAGTTTTCAATTTTAGATGCTTTAGCAAAAAATACAGCAAAAATAGCATCTTACAAGCGTGGTTTTTCTCAATTAAGTAAATTAAATAGAGAACTTTCTAAATTAAAAGATCAACAAAAAGAGGCGAATAAGCAGTATGAATATAACCTACATCTTTTTAAAGAATTAGAAGAAGCCAAAATTAAGACAGAAGAACAAGACGATTTAGAAGAGCGATTAGAAAAACTAAATAACATTGAAGATATAAAAGCTAATTTGTCTGAAGCTTTAGAAATTACGGTAAACGAAGAAATCGGAATTCAGAATTTATTAAATACTTTAGAGAACAGGTTGACTAAAATAGCAACGTTTTCTAAAGAATATCAAGATTTATCAGAAAGAGTTACATCAGTAAAAATTGAAATTGATGACATTGTTTCTGAGTTAGAAGATGCAAATGAAAATGTAGATTTTAATCCGAATGAAGCTGAAGAAATTAACGATAGATTACAATTATTATATAATTTACAGAAGAAACATACGGTAAGTAATAATAAAGAATTAATTGCTGTTTTTGAAGAACTTTCAGAAAAAGTAGCGCAAGTAGAATCTGCAGATGAAGTAATTAATGAGAAGCAAAAAGAAATAGATGATGTTTCTGTTAAACTAGATAAGGTTGCAGATTTAATTTCAAGTGCAAGAACAAAATCAATACCAAAGTTAAATAAAGAACTACAAGTTTTATTATCCGATTTAGGTATGGAAAACGCGCGGTTCTCAATTAAAATAAAGCCAACTAAAAACTATTTTATTAACGGAAAAGACGAATTAGAATTCCTTTTTTCAGCAAATAAAGGAGGTAGTTTTGGAGAATTAAAAAAAGTAGCTTCAGGTGGAGAATTGTCTAGGATAATGTTATCAGTAAAAACAATTTTATCAGAAAATACACAATTACCAACCATTATTTTTGATGAAATAGATACAGGAGTTTCCGGTGAAGTTTCTAATAAAATAGCTGCAATTATGCAAAAAATGAGTACTAATATGCAGGTAATTGCCATTACACATTTACCGCAGATTGCCGCAAAAGGAAGTAATCATTATAAAGTATATAAGCAGGAAGTAAAAGGAGTAACCACCACTAATTTAAAACTTTTATCTACAGATGAAAGAATTAAAGAAATTGCAGAAATGCTAAGCGGAAAAGACATTACGGACTCTGCACTTACCCACGCAAAAGAATTATTAAATTAG
- a CDS encoding enoyl-ACP reductase has protein sequence MYNLLKGKKGIIFGALNENSIAWKTAQRAHEEGAEFVLTNAPASIRMGELDVLAKKTNSQIIPADATSIEDLENLVEKSMEILGGKIDFVLHSIGMSVNVRKKKAYTDSNYDFTQKGWDVSAVSFHKVMNVLYHKKAMNEWGSIVALTYMAAQRVFPDYNDMADNKAYLESIARSFGYYFGRDFKVRVNTISQSPTPTTAGNGVKGFDGFINFSEKMSPLGNASAADCADYTISLFSDLTKKVTLQNLFHDGGFSNMGISDAVMDKFE, from the coding sequence ATGTACAACTTATTAAAAGGCAAAAAAGGAATTATTTTTGGTGCTTTAAACGAAAATTCAATCGCTTGGAAAACGGCACAAAGAGCGCATGAAGAAGGAGCAGAGTTTGTGTTAACCAATGCACCGGCTTCTATAAGAATGGGTGAATTAGATGTTTTGGCAAAGAAAACTAATTCTCAAATTATTCCTGCGGATGCAACTTCAATCGAAGATTTAGAAAATTTAGTAGAAAAATCTATGGAGATTCTAGGTGGTAAAATCGATTTTGTTTTGCATTCCATTGGTATGTCTGTAAATGTTAGAAAAAAGAAAGCCTACACAGACTCAAATTACGATTTCACTCAAAAAGGGTGGGATGTTTCTGCGGTTTCTTTTCATAAAGTAATGAATGTTTTATATCATAAAAAAGCCATGAATGAATGGGGCTCAATCGTTGCGTTAACCTATATGGCGGCGCAAAGAGTGTTTCCAGATTACAATGATATGGCAGACAATAAAGCCTATTTAGAATCTATAGCACGTAGTTTTGGTTATTATTTTGGTAGAGATTTTAAAGTGAGAGTCAACACCATTTCTCAATCACCAACACCAACAACTGCCGGAAACGGCGTAAAAGGTTTCGATGGATTTATCAATTTTTCAGAAAAAATGAGTCCGTTAGGTAATGCTTCTGCCGCAGATTGTGCAGATTATACCATTTCGCTATTTTCTGATTTAACCAAAAAAGTGACTTTGCAAAACCTATTCCACGATGGCGGATTCTCTAATATGGGAATTAGTGATGCTGTTATGGATAAGTTTGAGTAG
- a CDS encoding lipocalin family protein, with protein MKYLLKKSSLIVLTISLVLFGLISCESNDDANSEESKETPVENATKAKLVGEWRLISSKVDGELIAESDFATLKESYANFNEDNTYKVFYKKSSGASTSTSTYSGTYVVNQLNSVTFYGSDSEIALVDNTLQITSKNAANKTQVDLFIRSDNDEFEEEDADETDVVDKEEDSTDTNNSYDGTDVIAKLKGVWTISGVDDDCLKKNTLNFESDDLLVFSQHKKTFNRSDLTRNNINVSYPMPAIFSASVTKGVSTVTFNTEADCQFIKVSKLHYNVLDAQTIAINETSTLIIKLLNDTTINLIYTYKDSDSNEQVIEFDYKKM; from the coding sequence ATGAAATATTTGTTAAAAAAAAGTAGTTTAATAGTCTTAACAATTAGTTTAGTGCTATTTGGGCTTATTTCTTGTGAATCCAATGATGATGCAAACTCAGAAGAAAGTAAAGAAACACCTGTAGAGAATGCTACTAAAGCAAAACTTGTTGGAGAATGGAGACTTATTAGCAGTAAGGTTGATGGGGAATTAATAGCTGAAAGTGATTTTGCTACCTTAAAAGAATCATATGCCAACTTTAATGAAGATAATACCTACAAAGTTTTTTATAAGAAAAGTTCTGGTGCTTCTACTTCAACATCTACTTATTCTGGTACTTATGTTGTAAACCAATTAAATAGTGTTACTTTTTATGGTTCAGATTCAGAAATAGCGTTGGTTGATAATACTTTACAAATAACATCGAAAAATGCGGCTAATAAAACGCAGGTAGATCTATTTATTAGAAGTGATAATGATGAATTTGAAGAAGAAGATGCTGATGAAACAGATGTAGTTGATAAGGAGGAAGACTCTACTGATACGAACAATAGTTACGATGGCACTGATGTTATAGCAAAATTGAAGGGAGTTTGGACAATTAGTGGTGTTGATGATGATTGTTTGAAAAAAAATACGTTAAATTTTGAATCAGATGATTTACTGGTGTTTTCTCAACATAAAAAGACTTTTAATAGAAGTGATTTAACACGTAATAACATTAATGTAAGCTACCCAATGCCTGCAATATTTTCGGCAAGTGTAACAAAAGGAGTTAGCACGGTAACTTTTAATACCGAAGCGGATTGTCAGTTTATTAAAGTAAGTAAGCTACATTACAATGTTTTAGACGCGCAAACGATAGCTATAAATGAAACCTCTACTTTAATTATTAAGTTGCTAAATGACACTACTATTAACCTTATTTATACTTACAAGGATAGTGACTCGAATGAACAGGTAATAGAATTCGATTATAAGAAAATGTAA
- a CDS encoding TlpA disulfide reductase family protein — protein MKKFTLLSIFFFFMTSYGQQKKMWAKSFLNKKAPELVVSTWLTDKPETDGKFVLIDFWATWCGPCVRGIPEMNAFYKEFAKDLVVIGISNESKAKIKGFKKAKIEYYSAIDRKARLNRTLEIKGIPHCILINPDGIVVWEGWPQLKGFELTSEVIQGLIDAYKS, from the coding sequence ATGAAAAAATTTACTTTATTATCTATTTTCTTCTTTTTTATGACTTCTTATGGGCAACAAAAAAAGATGTGGGCAAAGTCGTTTTTAAATAAAAAAGCACCAGAATTAGTGGTTAGCACATGGTTAACGGATAAACCTGAAACGGATGGTAAATTTGTTTTAATCGATTTTTGGGCTACTTGGTGCGGACCTTGTGTTAGAGGGATTCCAGAAATGAATGCTTTTTATAAAGAGTTTGCCAAAGATCTAGTGGTTATTGGTATCAGTAACGAATCTAAGGCTAAAATTAAAGGTTTTAAGAAGGCTAAAATTGAATATTATAGCGCTATTGATAGAAAAGCTAGACTTAATAGAACGTTAGAAATAAAAGGAATTCCACATTGTATACTTATTAATCCTGATGGGATTGTTGTTTGGGAAGGCTGGCCTCAACTAAAAGGTTTTGAGTTGACTTCAGAAGTTATACAAGGGCTTATTGATGCTTATAAATCTTAA